The Aedes albopictus strain Foshan chromosome 2, AalbF5, whole genome shotgun sequence region CCGTTCGACTATGGTACGGTTTGCCCGCTCAGCAAGACCATTCTGTTCCGGATTGTACGGCACCGTCACCTCATGATGGATTCCGGACCTACGAAGAAACTTCTCCATCTCGCCATTCACGTATTCTGTGCCATTATCGGTCCGTAAGCGCTTGATCCGTTTGCCGGTTTGGTTCTCCACCAGCGATTTGAAGTCTTGAAAACACTCCAGTACTTCCCTTTTCGACTTCAGGAAATAGACGAATATCTTGCGGCTGCTGTCGTCGATGAACGTTATGAAATAACGACTGCCTCCGATCGATGCATTCTCCATCGGGCCGCACAAATCGCTATGTACCAGTTCCAACACTTCTCCTGCGCGATTTCCACTTTTCTTGAAGGGGTGACGAAAATGCTTACCTTGCAAACACGCAACACAGGGCTTCACTTCTGCTTCATCAAAATCGATCCCCGTTGCTATGGACCGAAGCGTCTTCAGGCTGTGCACATTCAAATGCCCCATCCGTCGGTGCCACAACAGCATGCCGTTTTCCTCCTTTGCCGCGCATGAAACTTGTTTCCCGGCCAAGCTCAACCTGTAGAGACCATCACGTGCTCGTCCAATGGCCACCACCTCGTTGGAAGCGGAACGCACCTCGCATGCATCCTTCGTGAACGTGACTGTGTAGCCATTGTTGCAAATTTTACTCACGGAAATCAAGTTGAGCGCCAGGTCAGGGATGCTCAGCACGTTGGACAAAGTAACCTTGCACGTGCCATCCCGGATATCCGCATCGAGCTTCACGCTGCCAACGGCCTTTACCGTCGACACAGCATTGTTCGCCACGCTGATTTGCTGCTGGACCTTCTTCGCATCTTCAAGGGTAACCTCGCCGTTGCACATGTGCGAAGTGGCGCCCGAATCAAAAATCCAACTCACCTCGCGCTTGTTGGAAGACTCTTGAACGGTGAAAGCAGCATGCGCGTCGGATTTCGGCTTCCTTTTCTTCTCGTCCTTTATCGGGCATTCCGCAGCGTAGTGTCCCAATCGCTTGCATTTGTAGCATTTCACGCCGGCCTTGTTGGGCGACGACTTCGATCCTCTCCGCTCGGAATAAAACGCACCATCTTGCTTACTTGAGCCATTACCGGCGGAAATCTTGACGTCTTGCAGTATCTTGACCTTCACCGCATCCGCCGTGATCCTTCTTCCGGACGCCTCGAGGCCCATTATCATTGGTTCATACGCCTCGGGGAGCCCCATCAGCAGCAGACTGGCCAACCACTCGTCGTCGACCTTGAATCCCGCTTCGCTCAATTTGTGACTGGTACACATCATCTCGTTGACGTACGCTTCGACGGTGCTGTAGTCACCCAGGCGAATACTGGTCAACTTACGTAGTAATCCGATCCGCCTTGTCATCCCGTCGTCCTGGAAAGCGTTCTTAAGGTTGTCCCATGCTTGTTTCGCCGTCTCCGCCGATTGAACCAAACTGTAGTTGATCGGCTCGATGCTGAGGCATATCGTGGCTAGTGCCCTCAGAGACTGCGCGTTTACCGGATCATCTACCTCCGGCGCAATCACGGCGTCCCACGTTCCCTCACGGATCAGCAGCATCTTGGTCGCGAATGCCCATGTCGAATAGTTCTCGCGACCACGAAGACGTTCCATCACGGGCAACGACACTCCTGCGCTTCCAGATACTCTTCCGGCTCCAACTCCAGCTTGTCCTCCGCGTCCATGCCCGGCTGGTTCGCCGTTTCCATCCCCGAAACCGGATTGGTTTCCGTTGGCTTGAGACATCTTGAGAAATCAGGAgcgtgaagaaatcttgaagacgacggccgaaaaaaaaattttcacttGTTTGGCCGTTACTATGGTAACTAAACGGCTGGGCCAATAACCTAAAAGGTACTCGGATCGCAAGTGAAAACACGTCTGGTAGTGACTAACGGTACAGACAGAATGAGAGCTTTATTGATTTCAAATTCATGGCTTACTATGATACTAtaacagaaattcatggagaaattcctttggaaatttccaaaggaatttctccaggaatttccgacagaatttctcctggaatttctgaaggaattcttcctgaaatttaaaaaaaatccttcaggaatttccaaaagagtctccaggaatttccgaaggaatttccaaaggaattcctccagaaatcttcaatggaattcctccgggaatttttaagaaatttctccaagaatttccgaaggaattcctccaggaatttccgaaataattgctccacgaatttcagagattccggagggatttctccaggaatttccgaagaaattccgaaagaattcctccaggaatttgtgaaggaattcctaacggaatttgtaaagaaattcctacatgaattttcgagggaattcctcttggaatttccaaaaataaaatctaaaaagactttccgaaaaaaatctccaggaatttccgaaggaatacctccaggaatttctgaaggaattcttccagtaatttccgaagaaattattccagcaatttccgaagcaattcctcctggaatttccaaaggaattcgtccagtagtttccgaaggaattcctccaggaatcataaaaaaacattcctctaagaaatttaaaatgatttttattccaggaatgtcctaaggaattcatccaaggattttctcaggaatttctctatagatttctgaaagaattcctccagaaatttccggaggtattcatccaagatttttcgagggaattccccaaagaatttccgaaggaattcctccagaaattttcgaaggaattccttcaggaatttccgaacgaattccttcaggaacttccgaaggaattcttccaggaatttgcgaagggattcctccaagtattctgaaattttttaaggaattcctccaggatgctttgaaggaattgcttcacgagtttccaaagcaattcctcccggaatttccgaaaaaattcctccaggaattccataagaaattcattttggaatttccgaatgaattcctccaggaatctcaaaaggaattcgtccagcaatttccgaaggaattactcccggagttcctgaaagaattcctccagaaatttccgaaagtattcatccaaaatttttcgaaggacctcgccaaggaatttacgatggaattcctccagtaatttccgaacgaagtccttcacgaatctccgatggaatttctccagaaatttcagaagaaattcttccaggattttgcgaagggattcctccaagaattttggaaggaattcctccaggaatttccaatggaattcctccagcaatttccgatggaattccttcaggaatttccgaaagaattcctccaggaattcctaaaggaatttctcctggaatttccgaatgaattcctccggaaatctccaaaggaattcgtccagcaatttccgaaggaattcctcccggaatttccgaaagaattccttcaggattttcggaaggaattctgctaggaatttccgacggtagttctccaggaattgggtttttaaattaagaaaaatgtatcgattttttaaatttatacaaaagagcacctttttcggagccgctatgatttttttcagatttttagaactttattttgatacctaaaatcaatttcaaagagattttttgaaatcaccttttgacagctaggtaactgtttgacagctccacccagtacaaaatgcgatgaggggtgattcgacaaatcgctcccatacaaactttaaattgatttttaaataggttcccggtcaccaaaattcatgaaaatttggatttcggctcagtttcgcatgcagattcagaatatggaattatctcaacaccgctaaagaagccaatttccaaaaaaatctaaaaagaatttccgaaaaaaatcctccaggaatttctgaaggaattcctccaggaatttccgaaggaatccctccaggaatttccaaaagaattcgtccagcaatttccgaaggaattcgtccagtaattgccgaagaaattattgcaggaatttcggaaggaattcctcctggaatttccaatgaaattcgcccagcaatttccgaagggattcctcccggaattcccgaaagaattcctccaggaattcctaaaggaattccccttggaattccaaaggaattcgtccagcaatttccgaaggaattcctcccgaaatttctgaaagaattcctccaggaatttccgaaggaattcctccaggaattccgctaagaatttccgatggaattcctgcaagaattaaaaaaaaaatccaaaaagtatttccgaaaaaaatcctccacgactttccgaaggaattcctccaggacattcggaagggattcctccaggaatttccaaaagcattcctccaggaagtttggaattattttgtccaggaatttcgtaaggaattcacctaaggatttcctcacgaatttctctatagatttttgaaagaattcctccaggaatctccgaaggtattcatccaagattttcccaaggaactgcccaaggaatttccgaaggaattgctccaggaatttccgaaggaattccttcaggaatttccgatggcattcttccaggaatctgggaaggggttcctccaggaattttggatggaattccttcaggaatttctaaaggaattcctccaggtatttccgaagcaataccctcaggaattttcgaaggtattcctccaagaatttccgaaggaattcctgcatacattaaaaaaatacgaggatgcaggagaattttatttttactagtcaaaaacagctctgatcatctaagtttttcggttaagttaaaatatagttgatcggtcaggggggggggggcatggaaccccccccccccccccccccccggctaCGCCCTTGCATATGACTGAGGGTGGAAAACAAAACGACGACGATTGGACGGACATCGATGACAATGGTTCAAATTCTTCGACGGACTATTAGTGTGGTACACACAAACGACGGCTATCAAACAAACAGGAGGCAGTTGAAACAAAAAAGGTTTGCAATgatcagtgtttcccaaacaCAAATCATACAGTAAAACGCGCTATCGAAAATCAGTCGAATAAAAAAGTTTTTtcgtaaaaaaatagaaaacataGTGTTAATTGTAATGTGTATAATTAAATAAGAAATGCGGCTCTGTAAAGCTGTTCCCGGCAAATGAGCCTCAAAATAAACGAATTGGTAAAAAAAGCCACGCCCTGGGGGATGAGAATCAAACCCAATGGCAATCCGTTATGAAAAAACATATATTGCTCATTATGTTTTCGAATGTAATgctttttatatatttatttttcaaATGTTCCTGTTATTATTATACAACTTAGCGTTATTATTACGTAGTATACCTCCAGTATGCTTGAATTTCATTCACTTCAAATTTATGTGCAGTGCTTTCGATGTTTAATATTTATTATTAGGCTACGTCAATATATTATGTACTCCGTAATATTCTTATTGTTTCTCATAGGTGcattatttaaattatttaaaattagcATGAATTCATGGTTCGTCAATGTAGCAACCCTCAAGAGCACATTCGATGTATTTGCTTGCTTCAATAGAGACACAAATAGATGGATGTTTCCTTCCACGAGGTGAATCAACTAATCGATCATTTCCCTAGGTATACTTGCCAAAATGAAGGAAGGTGCAGAAAACGTACAAACCAAGGTTCAGGCCAAGTTAGACAGTGTGGTTAAGAATGTCGGTGATTCGGGTAAGGGTAAGTTTCGCTACAGCACCTTAAACCATCGTTATGCGCACAAACCACCACCCGTTTTGGTTACCTTTATTATTTCTTACATAGTTTAATGTCTTGATTTCACATCTACCTATAATCGTACGTAGATCTTCTTTAGTTGATGCGCTGACGGATGCATTCAGCTATCATGTATTCTAGTTCATTCAAACCGTCTTGGTAGGTCACCAACGCGTTGCTGTTACACGTTTGCTCGTAGTGGCCTTTACAGTTGTCATAGTAGTAGGACATGTAGTCCCGGAGTTGCTGGGTCCTACTTGGGAAGTTACTGAAGCAGGTTTCTATCTGTAACGATCTTGAAAAATAATTATTTAGTCCCATATAGGCATGTGATTAAATTTGACCTTGGAATAGTCCTGGATATTGCTGGTCAGCACAAGAAGGTTCATCTTCAAGTGGTGTAAATAGTAATCGGCATTTGCGCGGATTTTCGAATCGACGCCAGCCAGTGTAGTCCTGTCGAACAGCTTCATCATTTCGTCGTATGTTCTCCGTGAACTGAAGTACACGTCTCTTTCACTTGATTTCGAGGATGTGGGTTTCTTAGACGTTTTCGAAGGAAGTTTTTTACTTTTAATCGTCTGCTTTTTAGGCTTCTCGGTGGTTCTAGATTCCTTCTTGTTAGCATCTGTTCTAGATTCCTTCTTGTTAGCATCTGTTAACTCTTGAAGGGTTTTCTTCAGTGTTGCAATCTCATCGAGGTATTTGGAACATTGTGCCTCTGAAAAAGGAGTTATAATACAGACATGTGTTATCTAACATAAATAACTTCAACATTTCAATATACATGTAGGCATCCTGTCTAAGAGCTAGAAAAAGTATGCAGACATTGTACCGATAAGGGTAGAATATGCTCCGGCTCGTCGTTTACGTCACCGACAATTGTTCTGGGTTGCTCGGCATTCCACAGCGTATGGTCAGAATCACCCGTTTGAGAGATGTGTTTGCTTATTAAACAGTGTATCGTGGATTGATTTTAATTTTACTAGAACGACTTTTAAAACTAGGATTAGGCAATTAATTTAAGTAACCAAACAATCTGTACAGCTATAGCTGAAGATGAAGTTAATAAATAAAACAAAGACTGAGGGTTCCGCCTAGGTCGTCTCCTACACAGGTCGTTGGTGTTTCcaaatcgctccacaaatgccagcTTGTCGAAGCGCAAGGTCAACCATCCGCGATGGCTACCTATGACTCTCGGCTGTGGCCGTCTCTCTCAGTGTCCAAATCCCCCAAATCCGTGGCAAATCGCCGGTTATTCACAATACGTGTAGTCATTGTCAATTCTCAATGAATCGACTGCTATCACAGTGTTAAATGCCATATACGGCAACGCCTTTGTTGTAATGCAGTGAAAGCCAGAAATGtttgcttcaatgatccattcttAAACTTTTAGAACGCGAGCATGTTTGATCCCAAAActacaccgcgctcgcgctgcatgCGACGCGCgagcttttttttttgctagtgctgtactttttacaacggcgcgcgtcttgAAGGGTTAAGAGTGCATTAGACGGGCAAacatatttgtcattgtagtccgacctttatccaaggttgccatgattcacgttatgttggtcatttgttgggcttgtttgaccaaatatttgtcatgtgtaatgggattcataagctgttagtacacagggtcaaatatttgtccaaaaagaaaccaatgctcaaacatcttgtttgactcgatcgaatttccattagtgtcaaactgatattgtttcttgagttctgttcttgtcaaatatttgaccctgtgtactactggccttagaaggattttttgtttgggTGTAGTGAAACCAGGCACTTTGGGACGTTTGGTcgtcttattttttaaataaacttcAGGCCGTTCGCGAAACGAGTTCCGCGAATTGTGCCAAAATTTTCgaccttttcaattttcaattcgaCCTTCAATATTAAGCTAGGTTATTCATATTATTGGTATCCCTTGGATACCTAGCAGTAGATTGTTAGGAGTGTTCTTAGAACAccgagctgagaagcaggctttgtccctgttGCGACGTTATGCCAAAGGGTAGATGAAGTTTAATAACTATACAGTTCGTGCTTACCTGTGTCCAAA contains the following coding sequences:
- the LOC115258774 gene encoding uncharacterized protein LOC115258774; the protein is MCNYCKAISFLIISVLCVSPTKSNVVQVQRPFEQKRSESTYILIGNYTYQNRDNKGSNTARIYVPPSTYSGRRISTLPGSEGGSQMTHTMINYSINKPWTPPLDTEAQCSKYLDEIATLKKTLQELTDANKKESRTDANKKESRTTEKPKKQTIKSKKLPSKTSKKPTSSKSSERDVYFSSRRTYDEMMKLFDRTTLAGVDSKIRANADYYLHHLKMNLLVLTSNIQDYSKIETCFSNFPSRTQQLRDYMSYYYDNCKGHYEQTCNSNALVTYQDGLNELEYMIAECIRQRIN